The Leucoraja erinacea ecotype New England unplaced genomic scaffold, Leri_hhj_1 Leri_98S, whole genome shotgun sequence genomic sequence GCCGGACGCGGTTAACGCGTTAAAATGAACGgatcgacagacagacagacagctctgatttcagttgctgtttatttcactcttcccacatttacattcccCCTGGTTTTATTTCCGCGCTCACTGGGGTTTGTTTCACGACGcggaatttggggattaaatgggaGCCGTTCGTTCAGCGCCGACCTGTTGTCCACCGGGTTTCTGCCCCACAGCCCCTGAGCCCCGCTCCTGACGCAGGACCCGGGATCCGACCCTTTTAACACCCGGAGCCGAACcggagcagattctcagccactggTTTTCATCCCAAGTCCAGAAGTAAGGATAAAGTAtctccgtgaatttattcccagtgaaggtgtggagatgggacttggtggCCGCGTCGGaaaatgaaactgtcccggactcgtaactgagataaactcccaccctcccggggaTGGGACGGGCGGGGAGACGGGAAGGTGGGGAGGTGAAAGCTTGAAACTCGCCATCCCACCGCCcgatgctccagactccagtctccggggtcaggtcatcctctcctttcctctccacagactctgcggcgactcccagactccaccaccgactccccgccacctccacctcccagtaatgtctccccgatgtgaatccctccgatcccagcacacacgTACTGTCTGTAAACCTCTTCCTGGTGTCAGGGAGACTCCTCCGGGTCCCGGTACATCTCACCCTTTTCCGATTCTCAGACACCTCGAGCAGCGGAtgcgctgtttccacatccagggtgacggagactggggggagaagcagagaatcagagagtccccgggggtcggggggagactCGGGCAGCGCGGCCCTGGGACCGGATTATCGGGAACGAGAGAAGATGGTCCGTGTAGACGGGGAAAAACGAATGCGGAAAGTGAGGATGAGAAATATGGTATTCAAATATCTTGCCAgtagatggcgagggagaggcaGATTGGATGGATATAAGTGATAATTAGATGTGGTTAAAGAGGATGTGGAGATGTGGGGCGGAGTTGCCGTGATCATACTGATATGAGTGGACTGGACCGCAATCTGTTACTGTttagttgaggaaggacattattgccgtagagggagtgcagagacggttcaccagactgattcctgggatgtcaggactgtcttatgaagaaagactggatagacttggtttatactctcaagaatttagaagattgagaggggatcttatagaaacttacaaaattcttaaggggttggacaggctagatgcaggaagattgttcccgaagttggggaagtccaggacaaggggtcacagcttaaggataagggggaaatcctttaaaaaccgagatgagaagaacttttttcacacagagaggggtgaatctctggaactctctgccacagagggtagttgaggccagttcattggctatatttaagagggaattagatgtggcccttgtggctaaggggatcagggggtatggagagaaggcaggtacgggatactgagttggatgatcagccatgatcatattgaatggcggtgctggctcgaagggccgaatggcctactcctgcacctaatttctatgttctatgttttctataaagtgcagataaaaaatgcAGGGGCCACAATGGAAcgtcaccatttttttttttagcgcATGAGCGGTCTGTTTGAAAGTTTGACAATATCTGGGATGTGAATAATCCTTGATTATATTGTCTGCTTTCCAGAGATAGCGTGAAGTATAAATGAATTTGAAGGAAGAGGAGGCTGGTTCACGCAATGCACTAGGCTACGTTCACAACTTCTTGCCATCTTGGGCAAAGCTAATGCTAAACTGTGCTGCCAAGAATTCAGATTGTGTGGTGCAACTTTAGAAATTGGTGAGTCATTATACACGTTAAActtattcatagagtcatacagcacggaaacagccttcGGCTCAACTTCCCGTGCctcccaagatgcctcatctataccacattttcccatatccctataaaccttgtcttttaaatgttgttatcatacttgtctcaactacttgctctggcagctcattccaaataaccaccaccttctgtgtggaaaggttcctattaaagcaTTCCCCTTAGACTTTAAACCATCtctctgtttctcgattccccaactgtgGGTAAAGgtcactgtgcattcaccttatttattcccttcatgatctaatacatctctataagattacccctcattctcctgcagtaCAAGGAATAGAACCTTAACCTGCCCAacatctccttatagctcaggccctctagtcctggcaacacccttatAAATGTTCACTGCActcatttgaggccagttcattggctatatttaagagggagttagatgtggcccttgtggctaaggggatcagggggtatggagagaaggcaggtgcaggatactgagttggatgatcagccatgatcatattgaatggcggtgcagactcgaagggccgaatggcctactcctgcacctaatttctatgtttctatgtttacttgctGTCTTTAGaggagagtagatttgatggttcTTTGCAACTGAGAACTTCACTGAGGGAGTTGACAAAGTTCCGGGTGCAAGTTTGGTCCAGAAAGCGGAGGAAAGTGGGATCCAAGCAAGTTGGTTAATTGGATCCACTATTGGATTGGTGGTTTGAGGTAGATGTTAGCGGTGGAAGGATGATTGTTCTGCTTGGAGGTCTGGTGATGGGTGGTGTGCAGCAGGGATCGGTGCAGCCACTGTTGCTGTTCATTTTATGCTTTCATGGCTTGGATGTGAATGTTGGAGGTGTGACTAgtcaggaactgaaggaaatccacattaggcaggaaatggtgttgggtagactgatgggactgaaggcggataaatctccagggcctgatggtctgcatcccagggtacctaaggaagtggctctagaaatcgtggatgcattggtgataatttcccaATATTCtacagattcagggtcagttcctgtggattggagggtagctaatgttatcccactttttaagaaaggcgggagagagaaaacagggaattatagaccagttagcccgacatcggtggtggggaagatgctggtcaacTATAAAAGaggaaatagcggcacatttggatagcagtaacaggatcggtccgagtcaacatggatttacaaaggggaaatcatgcagatgtaactaggaaaatggacaagggagagccagtggatgtagtgtacctggacatttaaaaagcatttgataaggtctcacataggaggttagtgggcaaaattagggcacatggtattgggggtagagtgttcacatggatagaaaattggttggcagacaggaaacaaagagtagggattaacgggtccctttcagaatggcaggcggtgattagtggggtaccgcaaggctcggagctgggaccgcagctatttacaatatacatcaatgatttggatgaagagattcaaagtaacattagcaaatttgcagatgacacaaagctgggtggcagtgtgaactgtgaggaggatgctatgtgaatgcagagtgacttggacaggttgggggcgtgggcagatgcatggcagatgaagtttaatgtggataaatgtgaggttatcgctgggcctttcatcgcccggctcgGCTTACAATCAatctgctgcgtcgaggcgatcaaggctcccgatgttaaagcccccactGGCCGATTTGAAGCCGCGCAATTCGGGGTGGACGAAGGTGCTGTTactggagttcagagtcggtcaccaaccaggtcagctcccgatgttaccgtccacaggccccacggccgaagcctctgaagcctctcgttgtgtgtgtgggtgcgtgcccaccaagaaattgtgtccccccctcaTGTTTTGACAGCCATTTCCGCCCCTGAAAGATCTTTGGAACCTTATGTACATACAGGGAAATGAAAACTGGAGGGCGCGGGTTTAACACAAGAGGATGGAGTTTTAAAGTAGATCTGAGTGGCGAGTTTTCTTCACACACGGATAGTGCTTGATATCTGGAATATTttgccagagaaggtggtggaatcagatgtaATCACCACATCTAAGAGGCGTTGCAATTTAACAAATAGCGTGAAGAATAATACGGTTCTAATGTGGGCGAATGGGATTTGTGTGGCTGGGCAAAAAGGTGGACATGGAcgcaatgggtcgaagggcctgactcTGTAATGTACAACCACGGCTCTCTGGCTTCAAGAGCAGTGAATGACTGATTATCCACAGCCATGGgtgcagggaattccaaaggttGCCCAGTCTCTACGTGCAGTAATGTCTCCttgtctctgtcctaaatggttcAGCCCACATTCTGAGAGGGTTTCCGCTGACTCCAGGCCCCTCagacaggggaaacatcctccctgcatccagCCCACAGAGCCCTGTAAGGACTTTGTGTTTCACTGCGATCTCCTtgatttgaaacatataagattggtcagggtttggacacgctagaggcaggaaacatgttcccgatgttggggggagtccagaaccaggagccacacacagtttcagaataaggggtaagccatttagaacggagacgaggaaacactttttctcacagagagtggtgagtctgtggaattctctgcctcagagggcggtggaggcagagaattccatggatgctttctagagagagctagatagggttcttaaaaattgcggaatcaggggatatggggagaaggcaggaatggggtactgattggggattatcagccatgatcacattgaatggcgatgttggctcgaagggccgaacggcctactcctgcaccttttgtctattgtcctttAATACACCTGAACTCTCGACTACACAGGCCTAGTCTACGCAATTTCACCCAGCACAGTAAACCCATTCTCCCACGAGCAAGGATTTGCTCAAGTGCAAACAAACTTCACTCTCCGTCTCTGTGATGCTTCCTCCAGAGTCCATTAATACCATTAATCTTCACATTAAGTGTTGCATAAAGATGacttaaaaaatgaacaatggaaaaGGTATCAGTTTTACCTCGGTTGATGATATCAGATGTTTCTCTCAATGCCATGTTGTGGAAAAAGGTGCGATCATATTTTCCAGTGGGCAACGCGCCACCTACCACCAACATTGGTTTGGTTTCATCACTAACCCTGCAAATATTTAACAGCTGGTTAGAAACTGAGCATTAGCTGTTTATTTTGAGCTGTACTATAAAAACATACATTGTTTCAGTCAAAAGCATGTCCTACCTGATCTTGCGACCAGCTTGctcctgaaataaataaaacacaaatctcaatAGACTGAGATGGATCGTCATGATCCCGACGGCGGGTATTTCACCAAATTGCTACAAAAAAACCCTctgataattcccatttcccaactctTTGCCGCTGTCACACAGACAGAAAGTGGATATTGTCGTAGAGACATCGAACACGGGGGAAAGCATTAGGAACATGGATGAAAATAACTGCGAGTATGCAACTTACGAGTAAGACCGGGCAGGTCGTGGCATTTTATTTGGAGCAGGGAGGAGACAAAATGGAGATATAGGGGAAAGAGAGTATAAAAAAAGCTAAAACGGGGCAGAAAGCACAGGCCATGTGATATGGGtatcaatgtgaaaggtgaggggagaaatggattaaaagtaaaatatatgaatgcacgaagtataagaagtaaagtggatgagcttgaggttagaaattgacaagtatgatgttgtgggaattatagagccatggctgcaagaggaccagggctgggaactgaatgttcaagggtatacgtcctatcgataAGACAGACACGTGggcaaagggggtggggtagctctgttggtgaggaatgaaattcagtccctggtgagaagtgatatagaatcaggagatgtataGTCAGTATGGATAGGACTAAGGAACTGTAAAGGTAAAAcaaccctaatgggagttatccacaggcccccaaacagtagcctggatataggacgCAAGATGAATCAAGACTTAAAATTGGCATGAGGCAAAGGTAAttctacggttgttatgggagttttcaacatgcaggtagactgggaaaatcaggttggtactggaccccaagaaagggagtttgtgggctgcctccatgatggattcttagagcatctTGTTCTGGAGCCTAcctgggagaaggcaattctggatttaatgttgtgtaACATTGATAAGGGGACTTGAggcaaaggagccattaggagatactgaccataatatgataagttttaatctacaatttgagagtgaGAAGGGAAAATTTGAAGTgtcggtattacagttgaacaaaggggactatggagccatgagggaggagatggccaaagttgactggaaagataccctagcagggatgacagtggagcaacaatggcaggtatttctgggaataatacagaaggtgcaggatcagttcattccaaggaggaagaaagattccaaagggagtaaggggcgaccgtggctgacaaggaacaagtataaaaataaaagagaagtacaacgtagcaaagatgagcgggtagcaagaggattgggaaacatttaaagggcaacagaagataactagaaAGGTAATACGGGGGGGAAGATGAGATCCAAAGGTAAGGTAGCCAAGAATgcagactgaaacaggtgaatttataatggggaacaaggaaatggcagatgagttgaacaagtactttggatccgtcttgtctaaggaagacacaaacaatctccttgatgtactagtggccagaacacctagggtgatggaggaactgaaggaaattcacattgggtaggaaatggtgttggatagactgatgggactgaaggctgataaatccccagggctggatggtctgcatcccagggtacataaggaagtggctctggaaattgtggatgcattggtgataattttccaatgtgctATCGATTCAGaatgttcctgtggattggagggtagttaatgttatcccgctttttaagaaaggcgggagagagaaaacagggaattatagaccagttagcctgacatcggtggtggggaagatgctggagtcaattataaaagatgaaatagcggcacatttggatagcagcaacaggatcggtccgagtcagcatggatttagaaagaggaaatcatgcttgactaattttctggaattttctgaggatgtaactaggaaaatggacagggagagccagtggatgtagtctaCCAGGACCTGgaccagaaagcatttgataaggtcccacataggtgattagtgggcacaattagagcacatggtattgggggtagggtactgacatggatagaacattagttggcagacaggaaacaaagagtagggattaacgcatacctttcagaatggcagacagtgactaatggggtaccgcaaggctcagtgctgggtgtAGTGGTCATTTggtctgttttgcatgtcattgatgatggcatgtgcctttaaattttagactgcccgttataatgtgggtgggatttatggcgTGTTTTTGGGCGTGGTTGGAGCTTGGATGCTtacgcagaagtttagtttttagattagtttggagagacgatggggaaGGTGAACCCTTCCATCATGTAGGATCATGCGGGCCATGCAGGGTCCATGCGAGATCTAAAAGAGATCAttccagtgttacggagacacgaggagttttctaatgtctaaagtaataagctggagtttgatgaagattgtagtaacgagtcgtaagaaacttggatgtatcttactgttttctatcaacagtaaagcatttattcatcaaaagactgtgttttgaagccatatctgtgaagaagttctgaaggtctctgtgagtgagctcgcATGTGTTTCaaagacacccccttcaaccattctcatccacttagtggctagggtgctaattacctgaaagatattcAAATCTGCCGCTactctgggaccgcagctatttacaatatatattaatgatttggatgaagggattcaaagtaacatttgcaaatttgcagatgacacaaagcagggtggcagtgtgaattgtgaggaagatgctatgaggatgcagggtgacttggacaggttgggtaagtgggcagatgcatggcagatgcagtttaatgtggataaatgtgaggttattcactttggtagcaaaaacaggaaggcagattattatctaaatagcgtcgttgggaaaaggggaatttcaacgggatctgggggccactgaaagtaagcatgcaggtacaacaggcagtgaagaaagggaatagcatgttggcgttcataacaagaggagttgagtatagggaggttgcacggcagtcgggtcacgacccatgacccgtactgttgctatgctacgccaactggagtatacgcggtgaactgcaggtaggcacttaccattgtttccagcgtagcgggcccgttaaacatagaaacatagaaattaggtgcaggagtaggccattcggcccttcgagcctgcaccgccattcaatatgatcatggctgatcatccaactcagtatcccgtacctgccttctctccgtaccctctgatccccttagccacaagggccacattaactccctcttaaatatagccaatgaactggcctcgactaccctctgcggcagagaattccagagattcaccactcgctgtgtgaaaaaagttcttctcatctcggttttaaaggatttcccccttatccttaagctgtgaccccttctcctggacttccccaacatcgggagcaatcttcctgcatctagcctgtccaaccccttaagaattttgtaagtttctataagatcccctctcaatctcctaaattctagagagtataaaccaagtctatccagtctttcttcataagacagtcctgacatcctaggaatcagtctggtgaaccttctctgcactccctctatggcaataatgtccttcctcagatttggagaccaaaactgtatgcaatactccaggtgtggtctcaccaagaccctgtacaactgcagtagaacatccctgctcctatactcaaatccttttgctatgaaagctaacataccatttgctttcttcactgcctgctgcacctacatgcctactttcaatgactggtgtaccatgacacccaggtctcgctgcatctccccttttcctagtcgaccaccatttagataatagtctgctttcctgtttttgccaccaaaatggataacctcacatttatccacattatactgcatctgccaaacatttgcccactcacccagcctatccaagtcaccttgcagtctcctagcatcctcctcacagctaacactgccccccagcttagtgtcatccacaaacttggagatattgccttcaatttcctcatccaggtcattaatatatattgtaaatagctggggtcccagccaaAAGGTcgccgaaattgtcaatttttgtgctgtaaataagtATGGAAATCggtgtaagtgtgagagacatttagcctacttcagaattccaaatgtgaggagaaataatggtagttagaagcgagagctgaagggacaacaacagccaaaagtgcttggcgaacattgatatcgaattgaaaatattgggaattatcgtgtttgctcactgcatttcatcaacagtaagacattatttgtgttttttcttgattcctttggcaattaaaaagtttcagaagtgataaatctggctgtaaaattttaaaatcgcacatggttctcaagtgggtatttacatacaaaatgaaaacactTTGGAAgcaaaatttatttaaaaataatcgcaaaccatacgtgggttttgaattacattttactcagatgcaagccaaggaatggcataattggacataatcaacctcagcaaattgacaatatcctattgaaagggagtgggtgtttaagctgtcaagacattttattatttgccaaaatatacatctcaatagcataatgatagaaaacttacttttccacacccCACTAGTCTGGAGAATGTTTTAATTATAAATTTagttcagaagcgttttctttttgtatgtaaaacccACTTCCGAACCAtggacccgatgttggggaagtccaggacacggggtcacagcttaaggataaggggcaaatcctttaaaaccgagatgagaagaacttttttcacacagagagtggtgaatctctggaactctctgccacagagggtagttgaggccagttcattggctatatttaagagggagttagatgtggcccttgtggctaaggggatcagggggtatggagagaaggcaggtacgggatactgagttggatgatcagccatgatcatattgaatggcggtgcaggctcgaagggccgaatgacctactcctgcacctaatttctatgtttctatgggcgattttaacattttacagccagatttatcacttccgaaactttttagataccaatcaagaaaaaacacaaataatgccttactgttgatgaattGCAGTAAGCAAATGCGAAAATATTCGTCAAGCATTttagctgttgtcccttcagctctcgcttctctttacattcatttcgcttcacttttggaattctgaagtaggatagatgtctctcacggttactccgacttttttacagcgcaaaaattcaccattttggcgttttataacaggtaggaaagtgcgtgtttcgTGGATAAACAACATATActggaagctgcgatgtcctccagatggattgagcggctccatgCGCCAAGACCTATGAcccggtgaccttacgtgcaacccccctataggagcaaagaggtccttttgcagttgtacaggttcccAAGTGGgatgacacctggagtattgtgtgcagttttggtctccaaatttgaagaaggacattcttactattgagggagtgcagcatatgttcacgaggttaattcccactatggcgggactgtcatatgttgagagaatggagcggctgggcttgtacacccttgAAATCGGAAGGATGAGAGGCCACCTTATTCAAACattttagattattaagggtttggacacgctagaggcaggaaacatgttcccgatgttggggtagtccaagaccaggggccacagtttaagaataagggataagccatttagaatggagacgagtaaacaatgagagttgtgagtctgtggaattctctgcctcagagggcggtggaggccggttctctggatgctttcaagagagagctagatagggctcttaaagatagcggagtcaggggatatgggggaaggcaggaacaggggtaccgattggggatgatcagccatgatcacattgaatggcggtgctggttcgaagtgctgaatggcctactcctgcacctattgtctattattgt encodes the following:
- the LOC129695221 gene encoding zinc-binding protein A33-like, translated to MAAKCPVESWTEEVVCPICQDFFTDPVALDCGHNYCRSCITRSWGGAGRNSCPECREESADRSLRVNRALVRLSEKARTLSLNLKAKKSKLQCEEHQEELKLFCETDKKLICLNCATAREHKSHSLMLIEEAIEFYKEQVECSFESLTEKESEIQKTVQKQKERISRVREQSHNLQSLITSQFAELHQILTEKEQRLLGDVREEEEKIVKTMEKNLQEIQENLNSIQEELSKLQQQIDHKDGVIFLKEQAGRKIRVSDETKPMLVVGGALPTGKYDRTFFHNMALRETSDIINRVSVTLDVETAHPLLEVSENRKRVRCTGTRRSLPDTRKRFTDSTCVLGSEGFTSGRHYWEVEVAGSRWWSLGVAAESVERKGEDDLTPETGVWSIGRWDGEFQAFTSPPSRLPARPIPGRVGVYLSYESGTVSFSDAATKSHLHTFTGNKFTEILYPYFWTWDENQWLRICSGSAPGVKRVGSRVLRQERGSGAVGQKPGGQQVGAERTAPI